The Cannabis sativa cultivar Pink pepper isolate KNU-18-1 chromosome 8, ASM2916894v1, whole genome shotgun sequence genomic interval caaaccaaaaaaatattcatGGCGAACTTGTGATATTCAACCAAAATTTTAAAGATTTTGTAAGATTCTAAGTGAATACACAAGGAGTACTCCATCCGGTACATCTAATGTTGATAAGTGTGTTCTTGAAAATGATGTTCCTCTTACTAAGGTAACCGGTTTCTTTTCATTCTACAACTAATGAATTTAAATTGCTaacttgtttgtttattttaatttcagaaGGACAAAATTGAACATTCTTTATCTGGCCATGAAGTTGTACCTGGTAATGTTCATGCGGATGATGGATATGTTGACCCTCAAAATGAGGTACAAGAATAAATATTTATCCTATTTATTTCTAAGTATCAGGTTACTTTTTGTAGATACTTATTATCATATTTTCGTTATTATTCTTGGCAGGAACTCGAAGGCAAAAAATTGATGGGTGCTTTAGTTATAGAGGATCATGATTGTACTGATGAGGTTGTTGATGCCGCTTATTCTGGTTTCAGTGCAGCAAtgaaatttattcaaaaatccaaaggagaaggagctcaagtatgttttaataatttataattatttcatactcttttatttaaaatttttgttgtcTTATGTTTTCGTGTTGTTGTTTCCCCTGATTTGAAGAGCACAACTGAAAAAGGCCAAATTGTCTACTGAGAATATGGTTGATTTAGAGAAAAGGGAGCCCAAACCTTCTGCGATCTTTCAATCCCCTTTTGTTACTGATTTTGGTTCATCAGAACCTGTACCAGTAGGGAAAAGGAAGAATTTAGAGATTGTGAAGGGAATCATTCCCTTTCGTAAGGAGATTGGGAAGAATGCTACTACTGAAGAAACACAAGCATACAACGACTGGTATTTTGAGGGTTATAAACCTAACACTAAGTCAGtattctctttcttcttttattcgttttttttttttaaattttcactacatagcatttttgttttttgattgTAGAAATAAGTTCGTGGCTGACGCTAATGACATTGATTTTGATTTTGGGATCAtgcacataaaaaaaaatattggtttTACCAACTTCAAACTTGTGGTCAATTTTTGTCTGATTCTGTAAGTATATTGTTTTATCAGTTCAAGACCAAgttacattattatttattttatagtttgATTAAAAGTAACATGTTACTTttcattttctttaatttatgccttttatttttcaatttgctATAAATTAAGTGGCTAATTGATTATCCTCTCTTTTTTATTGCAGCATATCGATGTTATTATGTATTATCTTAGGAAAAAGATCATGCACAGTGGTACTATCAACTTATTGGTTACGACTACTGATTCAATTTTCTATAAAGTTGTTAGAACTACTTATGAGAGTTACTTAGCCAACGGCAGCAATGTGATCAACCAGGAAAGCATTATTGCAAAATACATGTCTGGACAATCATTATCATGTAGTGTTCCATGGTATTACCTTGATCATGTTGCGATTCCAGCTCATGTTACAGATGAAGTGCATTATATTCTTGCACATTTCAATATTAGAGAGAGGTGCTTGGTGGTGTATAATTCTATGACTCCGAGAGTGAATAAGAAACCTGTTGAGAAAAGCCGTTACGGCATTCTCTGTGTTGATTCCTTTGTTTATGGAGTGTATTGGCTTCTATAATACGAGGGCAGACATAGACTTCAATCAAGGTCCATATGCAGTTGCAAGGTCTCATCCTTTGGCTATAAAGTTTGCAAAAGGTGTTCCTCAACAAGAAGATTGGTAAGTaacatattttaatttctatgtggtagttttttattaattttaaatgttatttttttaaagtattttcaCACTTATTTGCAGTGACTATGGTGCATTTGTGATTGCTTTTGCTGATCACATAATTCATGACACCATAAATGGCATATCTCCTAAACTCAACATTGCCAATTATCGTGATGACCTTGCTGTTTGTCTTTACCATCATGCTAAAAAGAAGCAAGAGGATGGGTACAAGACTGATGTAGAGGAACCTGAAAAGCCTGAGAAAACGAAGAAGATGACTGATGTAGAAGAACCTGAAAAGCCCGagaaggaaaagaagaagacTGATGCAGAGGCACCTGAAAAGactgagaagaagaaaaagaaggatgTTGAAGAGGCACCTAGAAAACttgagaagaagaaaaggaagGTTGTTCAAGAGGCACCTGAAAAACCAGAGAAGAAAAAGATGTAgtagttttatattttttgtgtgAACATAAATTGAGTTCTTATTCTTAATGTCTCAAAGTGTGCTCTTTGAGATTTCATACTTTGTTTCAAACACACCTGGTTACTTTCTTATATTGTTAGGTTACTTTGTAAAGCATGACAAACACACCtggttattttttttcctaatctTTTTCAATGAATAGGTGTCTTCTAATTCTTGTTTCAGTAATAAAAATTGGATTTAGTAATGATGAGCTGTATTATGTACCAGGTTACTTTATAAATCATAATAGACATActaagttactttttttttattaaatcaagACATCAAATTttataagtaaaaaaattaaaattatacttgaaacaaaaacaaatctgtataaattgaaattttaatggTACCaggttaattaattttcttaattgaaTTTCAAAATACTGATATTAGGTTACTTTGTTATGTAGTTAGATTACTTTGTAAAGCATGACAAACACACTAGGttacttttttcttcttcattttttttattattttgtttaaaaaaaaaaaaagtattcaaAGTTTGATCAATATTCATTTAAGCAAAAGAACTAATGTTTTCCCAAGGTAAAGAATGTAACAAATCATTACAACCTTATGTAGTATGGTGTCCATAGTAACTTGTTCCTTTTTTATGAATGAATATAACGAGCAACATCCTTAAGTAAAAGTAAATGAATCATTCTCTTGGCTTGTGTGGCTTCTCCATAGGTGGGTTTCTGCACGTTTTTCTATTATGACCTGATTTGCCACATCGTCCACACTTCATAACCATTCTTGGCTCTCCCCGTGCTCTTATCCTTCTCCTCCTTGGTCTACCGGGAGGAATTTTTCCTTTTGGAGGTAGGACAAGTATGTCCAATTCTTCTGGTAGACTCCATTCATCCTCATGTGGCAAAGGATAAACTGTTTCTGCATAAGTTGCTTTCATTGTTTCAGTTTTGTAGTAAGCAGAACAAAACTCATAGCAATTTAGCCTTTTTTTTGCAATGACAGCAAGTGCATGTGAACATGGTACTTCATCTTCTTGAAACCTTCTACATGTGCATGTTTTCTCTTGAATATTGACTATATAAGTTCCTCTTTCTTCAATCACTTCTGAAAAAATAGTGTTGCATTGTCTCACCTGTCAAACATatgtaaaataacaataaaaaaaggtATTACAAATAATGTCACCTGGTACAAATTTGTTCAGTATATTAATATATCAGGTTactttattttagttttcaaaatatagtattaatcaattaaaagcAAACAACATACCTCAAATTTAGTAGATTTTAGATAGTTCTCTCTCAATACAGCTTCAGCTTCTGATGATATCGCTGTAAAGGTTCCATTCGCCTCATTTCCATTAGTCCAAACCCATTTTTGTACAACGCTTCTTATGCATTCCAACATTTAGGTTATTGGCAAATTCCTTGCCGCTTTATTTGCTGCATTAATAGACTCCGCTATATTTGATGTCATCATGGTATATCTCCTTTTTGGTGAGTGAGATCTCGCCCATGTATGGTAACCTACTTTTTCTAAGTTTATACGGGCATCTATTTTGTCAAGAGCAGCCATATAGTACTCAAACCCAACCAATGTATATGCTTTTGCTACTTTAACAAAGTTTATAGTCAAATCATCTCCATGGATATGAAGATTGGCCTTAATGTTGTTAAGTAGATGAAAAATGCATGCTCCATGGAAGACATTAGGGTATACTGTTTGAACAGCATTTTCGATGCTTTGATGTCTATCAGATATGATTACTAGATctgcaaaaataattttagtgttAGGATTTTACTGTTGGTAACAtggacaaaataataattttattttgaaagtaAAAGTAACCTGgtacaaaacaaaattaaataggTGACATTTTACAAGAATTAGAaacaaaaataagataaatacaACAGATTACCTTTACGTTCTCCATATGTTTCTTTGAGCTTTGTGAAGAAATATTCCCAAGCTTCATCATTCTCTGAATCGCCAACACCAAATGCTAATGGAAAAATATTGTTACTTGCATCCATTGTAGATGCTGTGAACAATGTGCCTCGATATGAAGATTTCATGAAGGTTCCGTCAACCACAATAATTGGTCTACAATGTTGCCATCCTTTGATGGAATGTGCATATGCTAGATACAAGTATTTGAATCGATCTTTGTCATCTGTGGTCAAGCTAGTAATGGTTCCAGGATTTGCTACTTTTAACATATGAAGATACATTGGTAACTGTTGGTATGATTCATCTGTCTTTCCTCTTACCAATTCTATAGCTTTTTCTCTTGATCTCCAAGCTTTTGAGTAACTCATAGATACTCCATAATCATCAAGCATATCTTTCATGATATCATTTGGTGTGTGCACTCTCTTGATTGTCGTAAATTTTGTCTTGATGAGCTCTCCAATGACATTGCAATTTGCTTGTCTATGATCCTCCATGATGACTTCCAATGAGCATGTGTGCTCTTTCACATACTTCCTAACTTTGAAATATTCAGTATGTTTGAATGTAGAAGCTCTAACATACCATTTACAGTTCTCATCCACACAAGTGACAACATACTCTCTTGGTTCTGATCTCTTTGTTCTAAATTGAAAGTTGTTGATCATGGCATAGTAGCAAAGTCCAGATTTGAACATTTTTTTATCTTTGAAAAGTTGTCCTTCTACTAATGTTTGCAACTTGTGAGTTTCAATGATTGTCTTATCTTCTtccctttttcttttgtttcttgTAGTTTCTTCAATGATGAAGTCAGCAACTTCATTAGTATAATCAGCGAGTCTTCTGGAATTATGGTTACTTGAGGTACCATCTTCAAATATCTcactttcaattattgttcttGCTTGTAGTACCAAGGAACCAATCCCCATGTTGTGTATTGCAGCTTGATTTTTTTGTGAATGTTGGTAATGTGTTTGGATCAATTCATGATTAGTAACCTGTCACAAAAACTAAAGTTATTCTTTTAATTAACATATAACATTATTTCAAAATCATATATGTTTAATTGTTACCGTATTTTGGAATGAAGTATAATAACATTCTTCTATGCACAATGGTAACTCAAGTATAGAATTGCAACTCTTCTTCAAGTCTATGTAAAAAAGCACCGAGTTGTTAGTCAACATCTTTATCGGTGGCTCACTTTTAGTTACTTGGTATGAGATCTCAACATTGTCCCAAGTagtgtttatttcatttttgatCAAATTTCCAAGATCAAATAATGAACAATTCTCTGGAATATGTACACCAGCCACTTTGTAATTTGAGTAGCAGTTACTTTCATTCCACTCTCCTCCATAATGAATTAATGCTTTAACAAAATTCATTCTCCAAGAAAAT includes:
- the LOC133030425 gene encoding uncharacterized protein LOC133030425, which produces MLECIRSVVQKWVWTNGNEANGTFTAISSEAEAVLRENYLKSTKFEVRQCNTIFSEVIEERGTYIVNIQEKTCTCRRFQEDEVPCSHALAVIAKKRLNCYEFCSAYYKTETMKATYAETVYPLPHEDEWSLPEELDILVLPPKGKIPPGRPRRRRIRARGEPRMVMKCGRCGKSGHNRKTCRNPPMEKPHKPRE
- the LOC133030426 gene encoding uncharacterized protein LOC133030426, which gives rise to MGIGSLVLQARTIIESEIFEDGTSSNHNSRRLADYTNEVADFIIEETTRNKRKREEDKTIIETHKLQTLVEGQLFKDKKMFKSGLCYYAMINNFQFRTKRSEPREYVVTCVDENCKWYVRASTFKHTEYFKVRKYVKEHTCSLEVIMEDHRQANCNVIGELIKTKFTTIKRVHTPNDIMKDMLDDYGVSMSYSKAWRSREKAIELVRGKTDESYQQLPMYLHMLKVANPGTITSLTTDDKDRFKYLYLAYAHSIKGWQHCRPIIVVDGTFMKSSYRGTLFTASTMDASNNIFPLAFGVGDSENDEAWEYFFTKLKETYGERKDLVIISDRHQSIENAVQTVYPNVFHGACIFHLLNNIKANLHIHGDDLTINFVKVAKAYTLVGFEYYMAALDKIDARINLEKVGYHTWARSHSPKRRYTMMTSNIAESINAANKAARNLPIT